The sequence CAAAGTTTGGATTTTCTTTTTACAAAGAATCTTTGGATTGTTACTTGTATATTATTATATACAAAAATTTCACTCTTGGCTAGATTTGGGTCAAGGTGATTTTTTATACCCCAAATAAATGTTTACTTATATTATTAACAATAATTATTTTAACATGATTGAAAATGCTGTATAATTGTATAAGGAGATTGTTGTGGAATATATGCGAATGCAACCTGTAGTTACTCGACAGATGGTATTAAATGAGCTTATTAAGGCAGGTATTAATAAAGAAATTGCTGATGACTTGTCTTATAGATACTATAAAAATGAGCTTACTTATAAAGATATTGAGTATCTCAAAGAAAACTTTGACATAAAATTAAAACATTTAGAAGAAAAAATTTTTGATACAAAAGAAGAACTTATTAATAGAATGGATACCAAATTCACTGAGCTTGATAATAAGATAGACAATATAAAAGGTGAATTAAAATCAGATATTAAAGAACTTGATAACAAGCTCAATATTAAATTTAATGAGTTTGATAATAAGATAAATGTTGTTGAAAATAACTTAAATGTTAAAATTGATATTAAATTTGATGAGCTTGATAATAAAATTGAAATTAACAAAATAGAACTTAATAGTAAATTAAAATTACATAATTGGATGTTTGGAACTATTATCACACTTAATGTAGGGATTTTTTTGGCATTAATTTCAATAATTTATTCGGTTTTGGGTAAGTAAATACAAATTGTTAATTTTATTACAAAATCGATAGGATTAAGTTTCCAGATAACAATATAAAATCATGTTATTTTAGAGAATGAATGACGTTTATGGCTGTGACTGAGCTATAGAAAATGTCTTTAATCATAATTGATTGTATAATAGGTTTAATTCGTAAAAAGATATTGAAAGGATGTATTTTATGAAAAAGATAATAAATTG comes from Borrelia hispanica CRI and encodes:
- the bdr gene encoding Bdr family repetitive protein; the encoded protein is MRMQPVVTRQMVLNELIKAGINKEIADDLSYRYYKNELTYKDIEYLKENFDIKLKHLEEKIFDTKEELINRMDTKFTELDNKIDNIKGELKSDIKELDNKLNIKFNEFDNKINVVENNLNVKIDIKFDELDNKIEINKIELNSKLKLHNWMFGTIITLNVGIFLALISIIYSVLGK